Proteins from a single region of Candidatus Bathyarchaeota archaeon:
- the mch gene encoding methenyltetrahydromethanopterin cyclohydrolase yields MVFSVNQMAWEKAQKLIEKPELYGVIVTKSSAGAAIVDAGVKAKGGFQAGKKLTELCMGGAGKAKVGFKTYGDITFPSITISTDHPAIAALGSQFAGWRIKDGDNIAIGSGPARALALKPKDIFEEIGYKDQSDKAVLTLESNVLPSDALIEKVTTASGVSAENLLIVVAPTASAAGLTQVAGRVVEVGIHKLRILGLSPKVIRYAMGYAPIPPVGVDFEVAMARTNDAILYGGTVYLTVDYDDEAALQKIVEQAPSMASKDYGKPFLQIFREADKDFYKIDHGLFAPALLMINNAKTGRTFKAGQINPKVLSQALGF; encoded by the coding sequence ATGGTGTTTAGCGTAAATCAGATGGCTTGGGAGAAAGCCCAAAAACTCATAGAAAAACCAGAATTATACGGTGTGATAGTTACAAAATCCAGTGCTGGAGCAGCAATCGTTGACGCTGGCGTGAAAGCTAAAGGTGGTTTTCAAGCTGGCAAGAAATTGACGGAATTGTGCATGGGCGGCGCAGGCAAAGCCAAGGTAGGCTTCAAAACCTACGGCGACATAACTTTCCCGTCAATAACCATCAGCACTGACCATCCTGCCATTGCCGCGTTGGGTTCACAGTTTGCAGGTTGGCGCATCAAAGACGGCGACAACATAGCCATCGGCTCTGGCCCCGCTCGCGCGCTGGCGCTAAAGCCCAAGGATATTTTTGAGGAAATCGGCTACAAAGACCAAAGCGATAAAGCAGTGCTTACACTTGAAAGTAACGTGTTGCCTTCCGATGCCCTCATCGAAAAAGTGACGACCGCAAGCGGTGTTTCAGCTGAGAATTTGCTTATTGTTGTTGCTCCAACTGCGAGCGCGGCTGGTTTAACGCAGGTCGCTGGCAGAGTGGTTGAGGTGGGCATTCACAAACTGCGAATTCTTGGGTTGAGCCCTAAAGTAATTCGTTATGCAATGGGTTACGCTCCGATTCCACCTGTCGGCGTGGATTTTGAGGTTGCTATGGCGCGAACCAACGATGCCATACTCTACGGCGGAACAGTCTACCTAACTGTTGATTATGATGATGAAGCGGCGTTGCAAAAAATCGTTGAGCAAGCGCCCTCTATGGCTTCTAAGGATTATGGCAAGCCGTTCTTGCAGATTTTCCGCGAAGCCGACAAAGACTTCTACAAGATAGACCACGGATTATTTGCTCCAGCCCTCTTGATGATAAACAACGCAAAAACAGGTAGGACGTTCAAAGCAGGACAAATAAATCCTAAGGTGCTATCGCAAGCGTTAGGATTCTGA